The following proteins are encoded in a genomic region of Protaetiibacter sp. SSC-01:
- the hisC gene encoding histidinol-phosphate transaminase — MAVHLRPEIAALDPYRQGRPAPADAFKLSSNENPFPTLPAVVEAIAASAVTRYPDGSASALRVRLAERIGVTIDEVHIGAGSVSILQQLANATSGPGDEILYSWRSFEAYPGIVTVSGATSVTVPNRADGAHDLPAMAAAVTERTRLILVCTPNNPTSAIVTGAEFEEFMAAVPDTVLVVLDEAYREFVTDPDAVDGIPLLERHPNLVVLRTFSKAYGLAGLRVGYAVGPSYVLDACRATAIPLSVTEPAQRAALAALDHEEEYRAQIAELNARRDRIRDGLRAQGWEIPEPQGNFVWLPTGQRTAAAAEVLSDHGIVARVFAPEGIRITVGEEESVDRLLAAADEVVRTL; from the coding sequence ATGGCCGTCCACCTGCGTCCCGAGATCGCTGCACTCGACCCCTACCGTCAGGGCCGACCCGCGCCCGCCGATGCGTTCAAGCTCTCGAGCAACGAGAACCCCTTCCCGACGCTCCCCGCCGTCGTCGAGGCGATCGCCGCATCCGCCGTCACGCGCTACCCCGACGGCAGCGCGAGCGCGCTCCGCGTGCGGCTCGCGGAGCGCATCGGGGTCACGATCGACGAGGTGCACATCGGCGCCGGGTCCGTGTCGATCCTCCAGCAGCTCGCGAACGCGACCTCTGGTCCGGGCGACGAGATCCTCTACTCCTGGCGGTCCTTCGAGGCCTACCCCGGCATCGTCACCGTGTCCGGGGCGACGAGCGTCACCGTGCCGAACCGCGCCGACGGCGCCCACGACCTCCCCGCGATGGCCGCCGCCGTCACCGAGCGCACGCGTCTCATCCTCGTCTGCACGCCCAACAACCCGACGAGCGCGATCGTCACGGGCGCGGAGTTCGAGGAGTTCATGGCGGCCGTGCCCGACACCGTGCTCGTCGTGCTCGACGAGGCGTACCGCGAATTCGTCACCGACCCCGACGCCGTCGACGGCATCCCGCTGCTCGAGCGCCACCCCAACCTCGTCGTGCTGCGCACCTTCTCCAAGGCGTACGGACTCGCGGGGCTCCGCGTCGGCTACGCCGTCGGTCCCTCCTACGTGCTCGACGCGTGCCGCGCCACCGCGATCCCGCTCTCGGTCACAGAGCCGGCCCAGCGGGCGGCGCTCGCGGCGCTCGACCACGAAGAGGAGTACCGCGCCCAGATCGCCGAACTCAACGCCCGCCGCGACCGCATTCGCGACGGCCTCCGCGCCCAGGGCTGGGAGATCCCCGAGCCGCAGGGCAACTTCGTGTGGCTCCCCACGGGGCAGCGCACGGCCGCCGCCGCCGAGGTGCTCTCCGACCACGGGATCGTCGCGCGCGTCTTCGCACCCGAGGGCATCCGCATCACCGTCGGCGAGGAGGAGTCTGTCGACAGACTCCTAGCAGCGGCGGATGAGGTTGTGCGCACCCTCTGA
- a CDS encoding phage holin family protein, whose product MRFVVRLLINALALWLTVLILNPHVQVASWDAAADADATWSWPLFWTYVLLAVVFGIVNGVIGTAIRIVAFPLYILTLGLISLIVNGLLFLLVAWISTLIGFGLSVEGFWWGVLGALVLGVIGWLIGIIFRPLTKKRS is encoded by the coding sequence ATGCGATTCGTGGTCCGCCTGCTCATCAACGCCCTCGCCCTGTGGCTGACGGTGCTCATCCTGAATCCGCACGTGCAGGTGGCGTCGTGGGACGCCGCCGCGGATGCCGACGCGACGTGGTCGTGGCCGCTGTTCTGGACCTACGTGCTGCTCGCCGTGGTGTTCGGCATCGTGAACGGCGTCATCGGCACCGCGATCCGCATCGTCGCGTTCCCGCTCTACATCCTCACGCTCGGCCTCATCTCGCTCATCGTGAACGGCCTGCTGTTCCTGCTCGTCGCGTGGATCTCGACGCTCATCGGCTTCGGGCTCTCGGTCGAGGGCTTCTGGTGGGGCGTGCTCGGCGCGCTCGTGCTGGGCGTCATCGGCTGGCTCATCGGCATCATCTTCCGGCCGCTCACGAAGAAGCGCTCCTGA
- a CDS encoding low molecular weight protein-tyrosine-phosphatase, with the protein MGAMTPERTSAPDAFRICFVCTGNICRSPMAEAIMRTIVARTGYSAQIAVTSAATGDWHVGEHADPRTIAALEAHGYDPGRHRARQFDPAWFPELDLVVAFDRGHERVLRQWAPSEADQSKVQLLLGFDPEAATMDVPDPYYSDAAMFDTVLVAIERACTSLFRQLEPAIRQGVP; encoded by the coding sequence ATGGGCGCCATGACGCCTGAGCGGACGAGCGCGCCCGACGCGTTCCGCATCTGCTTCGTGTGCACCGGCAACATCTGCCGCTCCCCCATGGCCGAGGCGATCATGCGCACGATCGTGGCCCGCACGGGCTACAGCGCCCAGATCGCCGTGACCTCCGCCGCGACCGGCGACTGGCACGTGGGCGAGCACGCCGACCCGCGCACGATCGCCGCGCTCGAGGCGCACGGCTACGACCCCGGACGCCACCGCGCGCGGCAGTTCGACCCCGCGTGGTTCCCCGAGCTGGACCTCGTCGTCGCGTTCGACCGCGGGCACGAACGCGTGCTGCGCCAGTGGGCGCCGTCCGAGGCCGACCAGAGCAAGGTGCAGCTGCTCCTGGGGTTCGACCCCGAAGCTGCGACAATGGACGTGCCGGATCCGTACTACTCGGACGCCGCCATGTTCGACACCGTGCTTGTCGCGATCGAACGGGCCTGCACATCGCTCTTCCGGCAGCTCGAGCCCGCCATCCGACAGGGAGTCCCGTGA
- the purB gene encoding adenylosuccinate lyase, with translation MSPLPPQPLSPLDGRYRAAVEGLGDHLSEAGLNRARVHVEVEWLLFLADNRMFGAEPVDAEQARSLRAWASEFGQPEIDELARLEATTRHDVKAVEYLVRKRLAEQGLTALAELTHFACTSEDVNNLSYGLTLRAALIDVWLPRFDAVVEKLRGLALEHRDEPLLAHTHGQPATPTTFGKELAVFVHRLRRQRDRIVAVEFPAKFSGATGTFSAHVVADPDADWPTLSREFVTSLGLTWNPLTTQIESHDGQAELFGRIAHANRILHNLATDVWTYISMGYLTQIPQPGATGSSTMPHKINPIRFENAEANLELSSALLDSLASTLTTSRLQRDLTDSTTQRNIGVALGHSLLALDNLLKGLSEIAVNPDALASDLDGNWEVLGEAIQTVIRAEVTAGRSSIADPYALLKELTRGKRATAEDLAEFIRGLDIGDAAKERLLALTPASYTGLASELVDYLDA, from the coding sequence GTGAGTCCGCTTCCCCCCCAGCCGCTCAGCCCCCTCGACGGGCGCTACCGCGCCGCCGTCGAGGGCCTCGGAGACCACCTCTCCGAGGCGGGCCTCAACCGCGCGCGCGTGCACGTCGAGGTCGAGTGGCTGCTCTTCCTCGCCGACAACCGGATGTTCGGGGCCGAGCCCGTCGACGCCGAGCAGGCGCGCTCGCTGCGCGCGTGGGCATCCGAGTTCGGCCAGCCGGAGATCGACGAGCTCGCCCGCCTCGAGGCGACCACCCGCCACGACGTGAAGGCCGTCGAGTACCTCGTGCGCAAGCGCCTCGCCGAGCAGGGCCTCACCGCGCTCGCCGAGCTCACGCACTTCGCGTGCACGAGCGAAGACGTCAACAACCTCTCCTACGGGCTCACCCTGCGCGCCGCGCTCATCGACGTGTGGCTGCCGCGCTTCGACGCCGTCGTCGAGAAGCTCCGCGGCCTCGCGCTCGAGCACCGCGACGAGCCCCTGCTCGCTCACACCCACGGCCAGCCCGCGACGCCGACGACGTTCGGCAAGGAGCTCGCGGTGTTCGTGCACCGCCTCCGCCGCCAGCGAGACCGCATCGTGGCCGTCGAGTTCCCCGCGAAGTTCTCGGGCGCGACCGGCACCTTCTCGGCCCACGTCGTCGCCGACCCGGATGCCGACTGGCCGACTCTCTCGCGCGAGTTCGTGACCTCGCTCGGCCTCACCTGGAACCCGCTCACGACCCAGATCGAGTCGCACGACGGCCAGGCGGAGTTGTTCGGCCGCATCGCGCACGCCAACCGCATCCTGCACAACCTCGCGACCGACGTGTGGACCTACATCTCGATGGGCTACCTGACGCAGATCCCGCAGCCGGGCGCGACGGGGTCGTCGACGATGCCGCACAAGATCAACCCCATCCGCTTCGAGAACGCCGAGGCGAACCTCGAGCTCTCGAGCGCGCTCCTCGACTCGCTCGCGTCGACGCTCACGACGAGCCGCCTGCAGCGCGACCTCACCGACTCGACGACGCAGCGCAACATCGGCGTCGCCCTCGGCCACTCGCTGCTCGCGCTCGACAACCTGCTCAAGGGGCTCAGCGAGATCGCCGTCAACCCGGATGCGCTGGCCTCCGACCTCGACGGCAACTGGGAGGTGCTCGGCGAGGCGATCCAGACGGTCATCCGCGCCGAGGTCACCGCCGGACGCTCGTCGATCGCCGACCCGTACGCGCTGCTCAAGGAGCTCACGCGCGGCAAGCGCGCCACCGCCGAGGACCTCGCGGAGTTCATCCGCGGCCTCGACATCGGCGACGCCGCGAAGGAGCGCCTCCTGGCGCTCACGCCCGCGAGCTACACGGGGCTCGCGTCGGAGCTCGTCGACTACCTCGACGCCTGA